In Salvelinus namaycush isolate Seneca chromosome 16, SaNama_1.0, whole genome shotgun sequence, the sequence aaccgcatgtgaaatttattgtcaatcagtgttgcttcctaagtggacagtttgatttcacagaagtgtgattgacttggagttacattgtgttgtttaagtgttccctttatttttttgagcagtgtatatacttatcactcctggagatatcaggagtcttCTAGCTATAGAATGAAGTGTAtacctggaaataatcagaatacatttaaacattacagttttgaagcatagcttgtccaaaaaaagtgttctcttggcacaacttagcCGGGCTATGGGGTAAGTTAAAGTTGcctacacatttctgtactgaatgaaatatggCCACTACCTTTTTACAACCATGtatatctttatttcccaaacacaattcaacacaatcacaatcactttttttattttcaacattttaagcatcttttaataataataataatacttggGGTATGTAGCGCTTTTCAAGGACCCAAAGTCGCTTTACAGTtataaaaatgaaaataaaccAAAAAAATAGAGGAGTCAAAACAAAACTTCAATAAAAAAACATGATTTAAGAGAGGGGTGCACTCAAAGAAGGGAAAGAGTGTGATGTATCAGTGTATGGGGAGGGTTGGGATTTGGATACTCcgtttagggtaagggtttgggttaggtgctgctcagtatgtgtttgTTAGGCGTAACACCTAACAAatactttgtatttaaaaaaatatatatacttttatCATAGGTCAGGCCCTGTTGTTATCTCATGTGCCAGTGATAATGTCTTGCATtatgcctgggaagaaaacacttcaatttgctcaacctaccccaaggcaaacatttatatatatactgtatatattatcccacacagctacaaggatgcactttcatgctaggtttaggacctgatattgaagcttatagagaccccaactgatttATAGAATAATCTTTAaattatctactttggtttagatacaaacATCATAAAACCTCTTAACACAATAAATTAATTTGGCTTGGTGAAAATCAGTTTTTTGGACccaacttgcttaccactttttccatgtggtttcttccttcacagactccatgaaatgatgacatcttcctaaatatttggtcaaattattcattttgtgtatggtttcctagaaacaagggtggctcaatttacccctttggctcaactaACCTTACTCCCCCCTAAATGTTTTTGTAGGAAAGCTATTTGAGTAATGTATTTCAGTAGTGTAATGGGCTGATTCTTATTTGtttcttcctctccctttcaATAAATTGTCTTGTCTTGCCTGGGCTTTATCCCCAGCAAAACAAAACAGAAGATCAGGTAATTATTTATCTGATATTATGACGATAGAATATCCCCCACCTGTCTTTGTAATTAATGTTGCATGTCCATTTCTAACTCAGCAGCTGTGTCACCTCCCTGTCACCTGCATGTCTGTACACCAATCATTCCCCCAACCATGTCTGTACACCAATCATTCCCCCAACCTTGTCTGTACACCAATCATTCCCCCAACCATGTCTGTACACCAATCATTCCCCCAACCTTGTCTGTACACCAATCATTCCCCCAACCATGTCTGTACACCAATCATTCCCCCAACCTTGTCTGTACACCAATCATTCCCCCAACCTTGTCTGTACACCAATCATTCCCCCAACCATGTCTGTACACCAATCATTCCCCCAACCTTGTCTGTACACCAATCATTCCCCCAACCTTGTCTGTACACCAATCATTCCCCCAACCTTGTCTGTACACCAATCATTCCCCCAACCATGTCTGTACACCAATCATTCCCCCAACCTTGTCTGTACACCAATCATTCCCCCAACCTTGTCTGTACACCAATCATTCCCCCAACCTTGTCTGTACACCAATCATTCCCCCAACCTTGTCTGTACACCAATCATTCCCCCAACCATGTCTGTACACCAATCATTCCCCCAACCATGTCTGTACACCAATCATTCCCCCAACCTTGTCTGTACACCAATCATTCCCCCAACCTTGTCTGTACACCAATCATTCCCCCAACCTTGTCTGTACACCAATCATTCCCCCAACCTTGTCTGTACACCAATCATTCCCCCAACCATGTCTGTACACCAATCATTCCCCCAACCATGTCTGTACACCAATCATTCCCCCAACCTTGTCTGTACACCAATCATTCCCCCAACCTTGTCTGTACACCAATCATTCCCCCAACCTTGTCTGTACACCAATCATTCCCCCAACCTTGTCTGTCTCTGCCCTGCCCACTCATGCCATGAGACTTAAAAATGTGAGTCTGTATCAGTTAAATGTATGAAATAAAATGAAATGGTGATAAATTATTACAATTGTCCTTCAATTGTTTGCTGCACAGAGGTTCTGTGGCAAGGTACTGTATGTTTTTGCAATTTATATTAAAATAGAAAAGTTGAATTGTTGATAAGTTTGATTTGAGGCTTTAATTGTGCCAAGTGTCTTCTAATCTAACCTTCTTTCATTGACCTTTAGCTGGCTCCTAGCCTACGAGAATGCACTCTCCTTCCACTTCAGCAACTACTTTGTGGGTTACCTGAGTGAGACCAGCACCACTCTGGCTGGAGCAGGTTTTACTGAAGAGAaagacaacctgaaatggtcagTGCATTGAAGCATCATGGTGACTAGGCTTGGCATAGACTTGCCATAAGTTAAATAgtttgtttccccccccccccccccccctcctagttCTCTTTCCCCCCCAAACAGTCCAACTGAAATGCCTGTGTTTTCTTCTCCAGGGATATGACTGTTGCTTGGCCCCTTCATGTGGAGTTCCCCAGATCTATGGTGGAGGTGGTCACCTCATGGAATCTGCCCATGTCCCGATGGCTCAATACCTGTAAGCTTTCTGTGAAATAGAACATATTTACAGCATTGTGAGCTTACATACAACAAATAACACAGCGTTTCTTTCCTCCTGTTTTCACAGTTGTCCTTCTACAATGACATTTAAAGCAGTAAACATCCCAACTCAGTTGTCCTTCTACAATGACATTTAAAGCAGTAAACATCCCAACTCAGTTGTCCTTCTACAATGACATTTAAAGCAGTAAACATCCCCACTCAGTTGTCCTTCTACAATGACATTTAAAGCAGTAAACATCCCAACTCAGTTGTCCTTCTACAATGACATTTAAAGCAGTAAACATCCCAACTCAGTTGTCCTTCTACAATGACATTTAAAGCAGTAAACATCCCAACTCAGTTGTCCTTCTACAATGACATTTAAAGCAGTAAACATCCCAACTCAGTTGTCCTTCTACAATGACATTTAAAGCAGTAAACATCCCAACTCAGTTGTCCTTCTACAATGACATTTAAAGCAGTAAACATCCCAACTCAGTTGTCCTTCTACAATGACATTTAAAGCAGTAAACATCCCAACTCAGTTGTCCTTCTACAATGACATTTAAAGCAGTAAACATCCCAACTCAGTTGTCCTTCTATAATGACATTTAAAGCAGTAAACATCCCAACTCAGTTGTCCTTCTACAATGACATTTAAAGCAGTAAACATCCCAACTCAGTTGTCCTTCTACAATGACATTTAAAGCAGTAAACATCCCCACTCAGTTGTCCTTCTACAATGACATTTAAAGCAGTAAACATCCCCACTCAGTTGTCCTTCTACAATGACATTTAAAGCAGTAAACATCCCAACTCAATTGTCCTTCTACAATGACATTTAAAGCAGTAAACATCCCCACTCAGTTGCTCTTTTTGAACTGGAATACAAACTTGATCCCCTGAAAACTGTTTCTGTCTGATCACCCAGATGTTTTTACCAGTGCTCGCAACCTTGGAACCTTTCCAGCCATCCTAGTGACATACACAGCCAGTGCACTTCTACATGTGAGTATGCACAAGCAGGTGTGGGTGTGAGTATGAGTGTGTAAGAGATCGTTTCTTACCATTGTCTCCTTTGGCCTTTAGGGTCTGAGCTTCCACCTAGGTGCAGTACTACTGTCTCTCGCGTTCATTACATATATTGAGCATGGTAAGTCTGTAAAAGAAGTGGcttgctataaaaaaaaaaaaaatgaaacgtTCAAATTTTATTTCAGTTACCCACTTTACCAGGGATAACATTATTTACATCTGGAGAATAACTTTAGGTGACATACAGAGTTTGTTTATTACTAATCAAACAATAAACTTGGCTGTGGCACAATGCACAGCAAATGCTGAGTAGGCGTGATAGGATAAATCATTGTGACCTCTATTTGATCTGCCAGAGACTAATTTTGTTGCATACCCTCTGTTCCAGTTTTGCGGAAGAGACTGGCAGACATTTTAAACGCGTGTATTCTGTCAAAGAAATGTCAGCCAAACTGCACCCACAAGAACAAAAAGGTATGGTTTAATAAGAAATAAAAAGTGTTATTTATGCATAGTGATATTTTCTTGTGTAAAGTCTAAAGATTTTTCAGTGTTGTTCACATGCAAATGGACCATACAACATTTCGCAATAACTCTTATATTGATGCCAAAAAATCCTCAATAAGAATGTTTGCATTACAGCATGatctttcttctccttctcccatcCACACAGGCCCTGTGGGTGTACATTATTAATATAGCCTTCAGTGCCCTGGCAGTCTTCCACCTGGCATACCTGGGCTCTCTGTTCAACTCCAGTGTGGACTACatggatgatgatgaggaggtaACTATTTACTGAATGGTTTTCAGCTATAAGATGGCCAAACTCTCATACATTACTCTGATTATGCAATGTCACGTAGCATCGTCAGATCTTTTAGAACAAAGCATTATGGTTGATTTGGGTATTTCAAACCCATGTCTGTTTTCTCCCTCTACAGAGTGGCGTGGCCAACCACACCATTCAGAAGTGGTCGGAGCTGAGCTGGGCCAGCCACTGGGTGACGTTTGGCTGCTGGGTGCTCTACCGCATCATCCTCTAGATGtgtgagggagagggagcgagagagagctgggaacagagagacatatagagaagAGAAGCAATAACAAGAGGAAATTAATGTGAGCCTGTTGAGGAAAGACCGGCTCTCTACTCCTGCACTGTGAAGTTGTATTGGACTGAAGAGTACACACAACCACCCTATGGACAGTATATTAACTATTTTCTCAATACCAACATACAGTGCTCAGGACACCACCTAAGAGACGAGTTCATCTACTTACTGTAACCTGCTGGTGACAAACTATTTTTGATACTCTTGAAATAATGCTCCACTCTTCCTTAATCACATCGTTTTGTTTGAGTTGCTGCATTTGTCTACCCCTTGTGGCGAGATAGACCAACAGCAGATATGGATCAGACATCTCCATGCGATTCTCAATCAATACCCATCCTGTTAGCATGACAGTGGTCAATCATTCACTCTCTTTGATGAACAACTAAGAACCCGTTCTCTAGTTTTCAGAAGTGATTCCGTAATACGCCATTAAAGTAATATTTTCCTTTTCCTCCATATTCGAAAGCTACATTTTGTTATTACACCCTACATAGTTATTACATTTGTAGAGCATGTAAAAACCCTTTTTTTATGACCACACAAACCAGCATTATGAGAGCATATTTCCTTTGTGGATTTTAATAGAAAATTATGTTTgtatttttaattttatttttaatttatagAAATAAGTGTACATTGCTGTTTGTGCATTTATACTATGTTTTTCATCCTAGTGTAATTTGAGACATTTTTTCAATTTTCCTGTTAATAACTATGTAACTGATATATCTACCACATTATTGTAGTTCAGTCAAAAATACAAAAGTATTTAATTGCTCAGTAAGGGTTTTTCATGTTGCTTTAAAGCTGATTATGAAAATGCATAACTTAAAATGAAGTTGCATCTGTAACCAAAGCCTTTGGTCATTTTCAACATGCTGCTCTTTTTAACATGCTTTTAAGGAAATGAATAATTCATGATGGAATACTTACTGCTCCTGAACACGCTGGACATTGAAACCTACTGCTCATTTGGTTCATGTAATGAGGGCCAGTCCAGAAACAACAAGGACTTTTGTTTCCAGTTGGTTTCTGTTACACAACTGTGACTGGAAACTTACACAAACATATACTGTAATTTACTAGGCTTTCCCTTAGAATACAAGGTTCATGCAATGTACATGTGCACAGTATTAGCAAACCACCTTTCACCACTGTCCTTTTGTCAAACTTTTACCTATATGTGTGATGCTACTGAGAGAGGTCTGtgatattttttaatacattttctatCAAACGGTAATCACTGTCTATcgtcaaatccaatcaaatgttattagtcacatgcgccgaatacaacaggtacagtacagtgaaatgcttacttacgagcccctaaccaacaatgcagttttaaaaaatgtataaaagaaataaataaaagtaacaagtaattaaggagcagcagtagaataacaatagcgagactatacacaGTGAAACTTTGGTTCATGTTCTTATGAAGAACATGAACTGTTAAAGGAAGCTaactgaaacaataacaaagtggtcACCCCGCCTCTGTTTCGGTAGAAAGCTGAGTGTTggacctggagaaatgtaaccactctcaaattaatagaaagagctatggatgcaagaactgactatccatgatatcaaaattacattttttaaccatgttttgaagctataaAGGGtttgttgtttacaaacattggagttaaacaagcttatatgttgggttctcatagagtgtgacagttgaactaagctcatgaggcatttataagttatattcaagaatcaatgggtatatatcataaATTTATAAGTGCAAAAATGGAtttagcaactaaggattctagcttaaAGTAAACCATTTCTGCCAAGCAGACCTGTTCTTACATGGCATTCAAAAACATATATTGTGTGAACATGTAACAACAAGAAACTGCTGAACTGTTTtaggaaaaaagtatttatttgtttatttacaaGAATGGTTTGGACATTTGATCAAAATAAGGAACTTTGGTTGGGAAGAGGGAAAGATTGGGAGTGGTCAAGCTTTCAGTTTCTGGGGAAGCTCAGAACATTGGCTGGGTTTGACCCTGTGTCCGTCCATTTCTAAGTTCTACAATCCAGATCAGACAATGAGCGAGGGGAAACAGGGTGGGAAGAAAGGTCACACACAGTGGATCACTGATGGATGGAAATCTGGGTCACTTTCTGCCCTTGTGAGAGCAAATGGGCACAGTTGTGTATCAAGACGGGGCCTGTATGCAGTTCcaagggagatggggagaggatgggaggctGCTTTTCAGCCTTGCCTACCCCAAGGACCCCCATGTTTGCGACGGCAGGATCCCAGCAGAGTCTCCAGAGCCATCTTCACAAATGCCTGGAAATTATTGCTTCTCTCCCTTCGGCTGTCCTGCGAGGGGACGgaacacagaaatagacagagGCCATGCTTCTCACATAACAATGGGTAGTGATAGCCAACTGTAATTAATTTGGTCCAGCTCTCTCCAATCATTTTGAGAGCAAGGACTGGATTGAGTTCACTTAAACTTAGAAAACGAAACCTTGTACATGAGGCTGTTTTAAAGACCATGATGCTCCTACCCTCGGTCCTAGATTAGTCTAATGCTTACCTCCTTGCTTTTTGTTATCATCTCCTTTCTGATCAGCTTTCTTCGGTTGCTCCTTAGGACTCTGAGGTTGCTGTGGAGATTAAATGGGGGGAAATTAAATTTTGAGAAACTCAAACTTGAATGTCTAACTATGTCTAACTATGTACTGGTTTCTTGTTCTTACCTTGGTAGCTGATTTCTTGTCAGATTTGTTACCTGCAAATGATGAAAGAATGTTGATTTATTAGTCTTTAGAATAACTGTGCCCTTCATGATGATCCAGGTAAGAAGAGGGTGCATTTTCTTTTCAATTTTGCAATAACGTTCACATAGTCAAGTCAATTTATGACTGTAGGGGAGACTTAGGGAATTTAACACGTTTTATCTTTTACTTTATTACTGAGTCCAATTGATCTAGATGGATAGTCCCAAATTCATCATTTAGCTTTTGACAGTTCATGAATAGAATAAAACACAAATATAGCATTGGCCTAAA encodes:
- the LOC120060691 gene encoding protein-serine O-palmitoleoyltransferase porcupine-like isoform X1; this encodes MGSFSRQEFFHELAEGCLLPTAQQGLEQVWQLLVICLLCRLLWILGLPSYVKHLSTVAGGFYTLYLFFELHMVWVVLLSLLCYLILFLCRHSSNRATFLSITVLIYLLMGEMHMMDTTTWHKMRGSQMVVAMKAISLAFDLDRGVVTNVPSPVEFMGYIYFVGTVIFGPWISFNSYREAIEGRKLSFSWIWKVCVSWVKSQLCLVISNCVAPYLFPYFIPIYGDKLLHNKTKQKISWLLAYENALSFHFSNYFVGYLSETSTTLAGAGFTEEKDNLKWDMTVAWPLHVEFPRSMVEVVTSWNLPMSRWLNTYVFTSARNLGTFPAILVTYTASALLHGLSFHLGAVLLSLAFITYIEHVLRKRLADILNACILSKKCQPNCTHKNKKALWVYIINIAFSALAVFHLAYLGSLFNSSVDYMDDDEESGVANHTIQKWSELSWASHWVTFGCWVLYRIIL